The DNA window actgaaaaaatcgctagccccgggacgttgggctagcgatattgcaagccctgtatctgattgaggaatcactcatctttggaaaagagagtttattacagagaaatgtctctttccaaaataaaagctatactatacgcttcttctgggctatattctcagcagcatattaaacagctgtctaaatgactcggctaaagttagtagcatgcttgcttgttttttttctgcttccacttgtctttgcactaggatgatgtcggcgtaagtgtgcagtcatattcgttgtgttcccactagtgctttcaggttaatctcgttgaaatgaccttaacgccacaacacggcaaatctccgttaacgagctaccgccgatcgccccgtgcatggggctagacggccaacacgttaacgagctaactgcgctaacacactagttcccacccatgtaattgagcattgcatggcacatccaacatactgttttactttagtccatgactcgcttaccttcagggtcatacgtcacatgaaaaccaaaataattccaaacgccagatctgaatgagggtggaggaggtcCATGttacaaggagagcttaacttctgtctcgctagcttgccctgcgctcttccttctgacgatgctgtctgtgttgagcgctcagtgaatctgcgttcgactactccgcctaggctgcactgttgaCCCTAGGCGGaatagtcgaacgcagattcactgagcgctcaacacagacagcatcgtcagaaggaaagttgataaaataaattacaaattttgtattgttcgatacatatgcgtactgaaccaaaagcactgtatcgaacggttcaatatcgatacaatatcgatcgatacgaatatcgttgcaccccttatatatatatatatatatatatatatatatatatatatatatatatatatatatcgctgtcaaaataaaatatatacacatatatacagctgagtaacaggaggagaagagtctggTGGTGCAGCAGAGGAATAATTTCAGCcatttggactcagctcagccactacagaggaaacaatgacttCAACACAAAAGGTGAGAAAAACATCACAGTTACACTGTTATTCAAACTGTGTGTACAGCCGGTCGGTTTTTCAAAACCCGTTAACAGCAGCTTTGTCTTTTCCATCCTGGGCTCCTCCATATATACAGAATCTACATTCAGAACCAAAAACCAGAgaagttaaaagaaaataaaaagatcaTATTTTCTCTAAACACATTGAAACAACATTATCATCAGTTGAACTTTTTTCTGAAGTAAAAGAGTTTCTCTACTCGTCAATATTTCTtcaataatttcattttcattacaaCTCTCATTGTAGCACATCATTGTAATGTGATACTGTCACCAGAAGGTGGTGGAAACACACCAACAATGTGTTTGTTCTCACTTTAAATTCCACCAATGGAGGgagtttcagtttgttccacgactgcatttcactcacggcctctgtttgtatctctgtcactgcaggaccaacatggagcgagaagtcagcgctctcaggaggccgacaaacctcacagaagaaaaggagagaaaacctacagctgtgatgagtgtgggaaggattttacCCGGGCTGAACACTTAAAACGACACCAAATCATCCACAGTgcagttaaaccttacagctgtgagttgtgtggaaagtgttttacccaggctggaaacttaaaaacacaccaactcatccacagtggatttaaagcGTACAACTGTGAcctgtgtggaaagtcttttaccctggctcaaagcctaaaaaaacaccaagtcatccacagtggagttagaccttacagctgtgagttgtgtggaaagtcttttacccaggctggacaCTTAAAAACGCACCaattcatccacagtggagttagagcatacagctgtgacctgtgtggaaagtcttttacccaggctggaaacttaaaaacacaccaactcatccacagtggatttaaagcGTACAACTGTGACCTGTGTGGAAAATCTTTTACCCTGGCTCAaagcctaaaaacacaccaactcatccacagtggatttaaaccgtacagctgtgacttgtgtggaaagtcttttaccctggCTGGACACTTAAAAActcaccaactcatccacagtggatttaaagcGTACAACTGTGAcctgtgtggaaagtcttttaccctggctcaaagcctaaaaaaacaccaagtcatccacagtggagttaaaccttacagctgttacttgtgtggaaaatcttttacccaggctggagacttaaaaactcaccaactcatccacagtggatttaaagcGTACAACTGTGAcctgtgtggaaagtcttttaccctggCTGGACACTTAAAAActcaccaactcatccacagtggatttaaagcGTACAACTGTGAcctgtgtggaaagtcttttaccctggctcaaagcctaaaaaaacaccaagtcatccacagtggagttaaagcttacagttgtgacttgtgtggaaagtcttttacccaggctggacaCTTAAAAACTCATcaagtcatccacagtggagttaagcCTTACAGTTGTGACTTGTGTGggaagtcttttacccaggctggagacttaaaaactcaccaaatcatccacagtggagttaaagcgtacagttgtgacttgtgtggaaagtcttttaccctggctcgaagcctaaaaacacaccaagtcATCCatagtggagttaaaccttacagctgtgagtcttgtggaaagtcttttaccctggCGCAAACcttaaaaagacaccaagtcatccacattggagttaaaccttacagctgtgacttgtgtggaaagtcttttgccCAGGCTGcacacttaaaaaaacaccaactcatccacagtggagttaaagcacaCAACTGTGAGTTGTGTGGTAAGGCTTTTGCTCTAAATAGcgacttacagaggcatctagttacccactctggaattaaggcgtaCAGCTGCGACTTTTGTGGAAAATGTTTCAGCGACATACGGTACCGAAATATTCACGTACGGATTCACACTGGAAATGATGTTtactgctgtgatcagtgtgggaaaCTGTTTGCAACAGGTGCAAAGTTACGACGACATATGATtagccacactgaggagagaccatataaatgtgacctgtgtgagaagacttttaaagctccacttcagctgaataaacaccaacagatccacacaaGAAAgtaactctacaagtgcagttactgtgaggtatgtatttagtttttttgtcttgtaattTTAACCTGATTGTTTGGAACAAGTCTGATCAGTAAACTTATGGAGTTATACTGAATGAACTGTTTGGAAAAATGAAGAATAATTTTCACTCAGTAAGCTGAGTGTTGTAatgtaaacagtaaaatgtaattggacgttggcagagatgctttttatttcaggcaacgttcaggataaaaatgttgaaggaATTCCCCAACTTACaatgtctttgtttagatgTGGAGCAAAGCACATGAATCCATTTCTCAACCCTgtcgtcactgtggtggtgggaaagagtttctctgtgatctttgtggaaaaacttccAATCATCAACGGGACCAAAAACCACATCAACGTagccacactggagacaaaatgaactactgcaaagaatgtgggagaggcTTCCACACACCAAGTACATTAAAATACATGAACTCTTCCACAGTGGGGTCAAAAAGCACATCTGTgaccagtgtgggtcatccttcaccactggaAATGAGCTCAATGAAAAAGCATAAGGgaatccacactggagagacaccatacaagtgcagacactgtgacaaaagctgGTCACAATCAGGTCATCGTAACAaacatgaacgtacacacatggaagtgaacttcagctgtgaccagtgtgacaaaagcttcaggaatctcagttcatactccgaACACAAACAATcccacactgtaaataaattgtttcactgttaccaatgtgcaaaAGCCTTCACTTCattatctgctctgtgcaaacatcagcctgATCATGCAGGACTGAAATCACTGGATGTTAATAGGAAAATTGtgcttagtagtcagtataatctttcaATGATacaagtttgcatatggtagaatgctgcatgtaatcatttgtgtgtagaagtatatagttggtggcatattgaaagaatgtctcatcctaggaggtctgtaacattctAGGGTgttcaccagtgttggtcaagttacttgaaaaaagtaatcagtaactaattactgattacttccccccaaaaagtaatcccgttactttactgattacttattttcaaaagtaattaattacttagttactttttaaaaacacgatttacaacctgaagaggtgatgaagcgatagatctttcagcccaattctactttttctacataatccatcatacaaaatgtaatcaaatggaaaagtctcattttttttaacttgttttatcatttttaatcttttaactttatgcatcaagcaaaaatttaattatatgcaacattctctgactggaataaattagtttcacatttaaacctattttctacacattccagcacataaaataaaatattttttgtgtttacactcactctttcaaatagatgcaagtaaaaaacagcagaaaataaataaagtcaaagactcagcggtcctgttgctctattttcacctgtaaagcaggactgaggtaggcggaggtttaccctgatgcaggtgtgccgcggtcagttgaagaatccacgagttactctgtgaatttcccattacgtcttggtgcttgcttggaactttaggggtttttttcgctgtaaaaagaagttttcttcccacgcacgatggacgctaatgtttttgtccctttttatggaatcaaactcaaagtaaggtcagtacttccacgcacgaaaaaagtaatcagattacagttacaagtaacgcgttacaagtaacgcgttactgcccatctctggtgttcacccccacatcctaggagcatgagagaggtcgtaccttctcttattgttttacggtaggattaacgttGCTACAgtatgtcagttttagtttaagtgcttttttacatatagatgaactgttgaattttccagaccagcaggttaagggaagtcgtttatggggccacactctgaccccacacacacacacacacacacacacacacacacacacacacacacacacacacacacacctccacatTCCAATGTAAGGAACAAACGCTCcctgaagtataaataaagaccagggcAGTTTCTCAGTGCGAGCCTCAGtgctggaggctgccc is part of the Maylandia zebra isolate NMK-2024a linkage group LG3, Mzebra_GT3a, whole genome shotgun sequence genome and encodes:
- the LOC112430922 gene encoding uncharacterized protein LOC112430922 isoform X2, with the protein product MTSTQKDQHGARSQRSQEADKPHRRKGEKTYSCDECGKDFTRAEHLKRHQIIHSAVKPYSCELCGKCFTQAGNLKTHQLIHSGFKAYNCDLCGKSFTLAQSLKKHQVIHSGVRPYSCELCGKSFTQAGHLKTHQFIHSGVRAYSCDLCGKSFTQAGNLKTHQLIHSGFKAYNCDLCGKSFTLAQSLKTHQLIHSGFKPYSCDLCGKSFTLAGHLKTHQLIHSGFKAYNCDLCGKSFTLAQSLKKHQVIHSGVKPYSCYLCGKSFTQAGDLKTHQLIHSGFKAYNCDLCGKSFTLAGHLKTHQLIHSGFKAYNCDLCGKSFTLAQSLKKHQVIHSGVKAYSCDLCGKSFTQAGHLKTHQVIHSGVKPYSCDLCGKSFTQAGDLKTHQIIHSGVKAYSCDLCGKSFTLARSLKTHQVIHSGVKPYSCESCGKSFTLAQTLKRHQVIHIGVKPYSCDLCGKSFAQAAHLKKHQLIHSGVKAHNCELCGKAFALNSDLQRHLVTHSGIKAYSCDFCGKCFSDIRCKVTTTYD
- the LOC112430922 gene encoding uncharacterized protein LOC112430922 isoform X1, yielding MTSTQKDQHGARSQRSQEADKPHRRKGEKTYSCDECGKDFTRAEHLKRHQIIHSAVKPYSCELCGKCFTQAGNLKTHQLIHSGFKAYNCDLCGKSFTLAQSLKKHQVIHSGVRPYSCELCGKSFTQAGHLKTHQFIHSGVRAYSCDLCGKSFTQAGNLKTHQLIHSGFKAYNCDLCGKSFTLAQSLKTHQLIHSGFKPYSCDLCGKSFTLAGHLKTHQLIHSGFKAYNCDLCGKSFTLAQSLKKHQVIHSGVKPYSCYLCGKSFTQAGDLKTHQLIHSGFKAYNCDLCGKSFTLAGHLKTHQLIHSGFKAYNCDLCGKSFTLAQSLKKHQVIHSGVKAYSCDLCGKSFTQAGHLKTHQVIHSGVKPYSCDLCGKSFTQAGDLKTHQIIHSGVKAYSCDLCGKSFTLARSLKTHQVIHSGVKPYSCESCGKSFTLAQTLKRHQVIHIGVKPYSCDLCGKSFAQAAHLKKHQLIHSGVKAHNCELCGKAFALNSDLQRHLVTHSGIKAYSCDFCGKCFSDIRYRNIHVRIHTGNDVYCCDQCGKLFATGAKLRRHMISHTEERPYKCDLCEKTFKAPLQLNKHQQIHTRK